Within Paenibacillus sabinae T27, the genomic segment CGACCAATCGGTTATGAGCCGACCGCTCTAACCAACTGAGCTAAGGGCCCTGATCAAAATATCCGTATGCAATAAGTACTGTTTGAACTTGCACGTAAATGAATTGGTTGCGGGGGCAGGATTTGAACCTGCGGCCTTCGGGTTATGAGCCCGACGAGCTACCGGGCTGCTCCACCCCGCGTCAGTAATCATATTCAAACAGCGACAATAAATAGTATACATCACAACATGGTGTTAAGTCAAGGAAAAAATGTTGCCATTTTTAAGGAAGAAAACGGACCCCGTATTTCCCTTTGCGCGAACGGTAAATTTCCACCAGCTGCAGATCATGATAGCCATAAATCCAGCCATCCTGTTCGAGCCGCTTGGCTAAACAGCCCGCCTGAAACCTTGTTCTGAACAGCTTGGCGAAATAAATCCAATTCATGATGCGCTCTTCCCCTTTCATGGCCAGTTGTTCAAGTCCTCAACGATTGTTAGCTTGCCCATTTTTTTAAAAAACTTACGGGACCCGTTCAAGTTCTCCGAAATAGCACAACCACATAACCTGATGAAATTAATGAATAAACCGCCCATTGCTGGACGGTTTTAATACAAGTCGTTATATCATCCGCTTCAACTAAACAATATTATTTCCCGAATGAGGATGGATCACGTCTCCACGATTGCAACAGTTCGACGTCTTCGGCTGCGATTTTGCCTTGACCGAGCGCGACGTCGATCAGGGTGCTGTAGTTGGACAGGCTTTGCAGCGGAATGCCCGCCTCACTGAACGCATTGGTCGCACGATCCAGTTCATAGCTGAAAATCGCCAGTACCGCAAGCGGTTCGCCTCCCGCTTCTTGAACCGCCTGAGCGGCTTTCAGCGAGCTGCCTCCGGTGGAGATCAGGTCTTCGATCACGATGACCTTTTGACCAGGGGAGATAATGCCTTCGATCTGGTTCTGTTTGCCGTGTCCTTTGGCTTTGTCGCGGATGTAGGCCATCGGCAGATTCAGCTTGTCCGCCACCCAGGCGGCATGCGGGATGCCGGCGGTTGCGGTTCCGGCAATAACCTCCGTACCGGGGTATTCGGTAGCGATCAATTCGGCGAAAGCGTCGGCGATGTAGCTGCGGATTTCCGGATACGAAAGAGTAAGCCGGTTATCGCAATAGATCGGGGACTTGATGCCGGATGTCCATGTAAAAGGCTCCTGCGGGCGCAGGGCGACCGCCTCGATCTTCAATAAGTAAGAGGCAATTTGTTCACTTCTGTTCAGCAATGGACTCACGCTTTGATCATCTCCTCAATAATTTGCTCTGCTGCCTGACGCGGGTCGGGAGCGGCCGTAATAGGCCGTCCAACAACCAGGAAGTGGCTTCCCTGACGGATCGCCTGGCCAGGTGTCATGACGCGGCTCTGGTCGTCCAGCGATGATCCGGAAGGCCGGATGCCAGGGGTGACGGTGCGGAATGCGGGACCGCAGGCAGCCGATATGGCTGCGGCTTCCTGAGGCGAAGCCACGACTCCGTCCAAGCCGGCGGCTGCGGCAAGCTTCGCGTACCGCACGACTGTGTCCGGCACTTCGCCGGGAATGCCGATCTCATTGTTCATGACCGTCTGGCTGGTGCTGGTGAGCTGGGTCACCGCAATAACCAGGGGACGGGCAAGCGCAGGGTTCTTGTGCAGGGCCGCTTCAATGCCCTCTATTGCGGCCGCCATCATGGCCGAGCCGCCGGATGCATGGACGTTGAACATATCGACGCCAAGGGCTGTCACACTCTCGGCTCCGCCTTTTACCGTGTTCGGGATATCATGCATCTTCACGTCAAGAAATACGGAATAGCCAAGGGCCTTCAGCTCTCTGACAAAATCCGGACCGGCGGCGTAGAACAGCTGCATGCCGACCTTCATGTAGCACGGGATGCCTTTCAGCTTGCCGATCAGCTCTTTCGCCTGCCCGGCATCCGGATAATCAAGCGGGATCATCAGCCGGTTGGCCATGCTCTCCCATTGCGTGTTCTGTGTGACGGTATTCTCCTGCGCCGCAGCTTCCTGCAGTGGCTGCCTTTCTCCGGTCATAACAACACTCCTTCGCTGTAAGCTTCAAAGGTCCGGGCACAGCGGAACGGTCTGCGAGATGACGCAAACCGTTCCTGAAGTTCCCTATGCCTTGCCTTGCGCAATTTATCTTATTGTCCTACGAAAGCCGGCATCGACTGCGAGGAGAAGTTGATCGTCTCCAGCATGCGCAGCAGCGCCGTTACGGTATCAAGCGACGTCATGCAGACGATGCCGTTCTCGACCGCTTCGCGGCGGATAAGGAAGCCGTCGCGCTCCGGCGTCTTGCCTTTCGTGAGCGTATTGAACACGAAGTTCGCCTGGCCGCTGCGGATAATGTCGATAATGGTAGGCTCACCTTCACCGAGCTTGTTGACGTTCATGACGTTGAGGCCCGCATTTTCCAGCGCCGAAGCGGTGCCGCCCGTAGCAATGATCTTATAGCCCAGACGGTGGAAGCCTTTCATCAGTTCGATCGCTTCCGCTTTATCCTTGTCGGCCACGGTTACGATAATCGAGCCAGTGGTCGGGATTTTCATGCCTGCGCCGATCAGACCTTTATACAGAGCCTTGGCATACAATCTGTCACGGCCCATGACTTCGCCGGTCGATTTCATTTCCGGACCCAGCGTCGGCTCTACTCTGCGCAGCTTGGCGAACGAGAAGACAGGCACTTTGACGGAGACGAAGTCACTCTCCGGCCACAGGCCTTCGCTGTACCCTTCGTCCTTCAGCTTGCCGCCGAGAATGACCTTCGTTGCCAGAAGAGCCATCGGAATGCCCGTCACCTTGCTCAGGAACGGTACGGTACGCGACGAGCGCGGATTCACTTCGATGACGTAAACCTCACCGCGGTAGATGACAAACTGAATGTTGACCAGTCCGACTGTCTTCAATTCCTTGGCGATCTTGATCGTGATATCGGCGATTTTCTGCTTCAGGCTGTCTTCCAGATGCTGCGGCGGATATACCGCGATGGAGTCGCCGGAGTGAACGCCCGCGCGTTCCACGTGCTCCATGATCCCTGGAATAACTACGGTTTCGCCGTCGCAGATGGCATCGACTTCAACCTCTTTGCCCAGCATGTAACGGTCGATCAGGACCGGATGATCCGGGTTGACCTTCACAGCTTCCTTCATGTAGCTGAGCAGTTCAGTATCGGAGTAGACAATTTCCATTGCACGGCCGCCCAGTACGTACGAAGGACGCACCAGAACCGGATAGCCAAGCGATTGAGCCGTGCCCACAGCTTCTTCAACCGTCGTTACGGTGCTGCCTTTCGGCTGTGCGATATCCAGGCGTGACAGCAGCGCTTCGAACCGTTTGCGGTCTTCCGCTTCGTCGATGCTTTCAAGGCTTGTGCCAAGAATGTTGACGCCTGCCGCGCTTAGCGGAGCAGCCAGGTTAATGGCCGTCTGTCCGCCGAACTGCACGATGACGCCGATTGGTTGTTCCTGCTCGATGACGTTCATAACATCCTCGAAGAACAGCGGTTCGAAATAAAGCCGGTCAGAGGTGTTGAAGTCGGTGGATACCGTCTCCGGGTTATTATTGATAATGACTGCTTCATATCCGGCCTTCTGGATTGCCCAGACGGCATGAACCGTCGAGTAGTCGAACTCGATGCCCTGGCCGATACGGATCGGGCCGGAGCCTAGCACAACCACTTTTTTCTTATCGGATGGAAGCACTTCATTCTCGGTTTCGTAAGTCGAGTAATAATAAGGCGTAGTTGCCTCGAATTCGGCCGCGCAGGTGTCAACCATTTTGTAGACTGGTTTCAGTCCCTGCTCCAGACGCATCGAACGAACCTCGGCTTCCTTCGTCACCTTGCCGCCAGGCTGGCCTTCAGCCCGCAGTTCAGCAATAGCGCGGTCAGTAAAGCCAAGACGCTTCGCCTGGTACAGCGTTTCCGGCGTCAGGCTCTCCTCTTCGCGGATGCGGTCCTCGAAGCCGATCAAGCCTTCAATCTTATCCAGGAACCACCAGTCAACCTGGGTGAGATCCTGAATTTCCTGTAGCTGATATCCGCGGCGGAATGCCTCGGCAATCAGGAAGATGCGCTCGTCGTCCGGTTTCGCCAGACGAGTCTTCAGCACTTCATCCTCAATCAGCTCGGCTCCAGGCAGCTTGAACCGGTGAACACCGATCTCCAGCGAACGGATCGCTTTGTGAATCGACTCTTCGAAGGTGCGGCCGATGGCCATAACTTCGCCGGTCGCCTTCATCTGGGTACCGAGCTTGCGGTTCGCGTAGATGAACTTGTCGAACGGCCAGCGCGGAATTTTGCTGACGATATAATCGAGTGTTGGCTCGAAGCAAGCATAAGTCTGCCCCGTAACCGGGTTGATGATTTCATCAAGCGTGTAGCCCAGGGCGATTTTGGCTGCCATCTTGGCAATCGGATAGCCGGTTGCCTTCGACGCCAGCGCCGACGAACGGCTGACACGCGGATTCACTTCAATGACATAGTATTGATAGCTCTGCGGATCGAGCGCGAACTGCACATTGCAGCCGCCTTCGATGTTCAGCGCGCGGATAATCTTCAGCGATGCGCTGCGGAGCATTTGGTACTCGCGGTCGGACAGCGTCTGGCTCGGCGCCACGACGATACTGTCGCCCGTATGCACGCCGACCGGGTCAAAGTTCTCCATGTTGCAGACCACGATGCAGTTGTCGTTCGCATCGCGCATGACTTCATATTCGACTTCCTTCATGCCGGCGATGCTCTTCTCGATCAGGCACTGGCCGATCGGGCTGTAGCGAATGCCGGCTTTGACTGTCTCGCGAAGTTCTTCTTCATTCGCGCAAATCCCGCCGCCGGTGCCGCCCAGCGTATAAGCCGGACGTACGATCAGCGGATAGCCGATCCCCGCGGCAAACGCCAGCGCTTCGTCCAGCGTCGTAACAATCGTGCTCTCCGGCACGGGCTGTTCAAGTTCGCGCATCAGGTCGCGGAACAGGTCGCGGTCTTCCGCTTTCTCGATGGAGTGTAGCTGGGTGCCGAGCAGCTTGACGTTCTCCTGCTCCAGCACGCCCGCGCGCGCCAGCTCGACGGCCATGTTCAGGCCAGTCTGCCCGCCGAGCGTTGGCAGCAGTCCGTCAGGACGCTCCTGCCGGATAATGCCGGTAACGAAGTCAAGCGTAATCGGTTCAATATATACTTTATCCGCCATATTCGTATCGGTCATGATGGTGGCGGGGTTGCTGTTGATCAGAATAACCTCTACGCCTTCTTCTTTCAGCGCCTGGCAGGCCTGCGTTCCGGCATAGTCGAATTCGGCCGCCTGGCCGATGACAATCGGCCCTGAGCCGATCACGAGTATCTTTTTAAGCTTATCGTTCTTAGGCATTCTATTAGTAGGCTCCTTTCACGGCTTCAAGCTGCTGTTTCGGGGTAGGCGCCGCGATCCGCGCGTTCGCCGCATGCTGGGCTTGACGGGAAATTGCGGGAGTATTCCGTTTGTGCTCCGCAATCATCTCCAGAAAACGGTCGAACAGGTAGCTGCTGTCATGCGGTCCCGGAGCCGCTTCCGGATGGTACTGCACCGAGAAAGCGGGGTAGCGGGTATGCTTCAGCCCTTCAATCGTCTTGTCGTTATTGTTGATGTGTGTCACTTCAAGCTCCGTGCCTTTTACCGAGTCTTCGTTAACGGTGTAGCCGTGGTTCTGCGAGGTGATGTAGCAGCGTCCGCCCGACAGTTCCTTGACCGGATGGTTGCCGCCGCGATGTCCGAATTTAAGCTTCTCGGTATCCGCGCCGCAGGCCAGTGCAAACAGCTGGTGTCCCAGGCAGATGCCGAAGATCGGGTATTCGCCGAGCAGCTCGGAAATCGTCTTGACGGCGTAAGGCACGTCTTTGGGGTCCCCAGGACCGTTGGACAGCTGGATGCCGTCCGGATTGATACGGCGGATTTCGTCCGCGGTCACGTTATGGGGAACGACGATGACGTCGCAGCCGCGGTTGTTCAGCTCGCGCAGAATCCCCGTCTTGGCGCCGTAGTCCACGAGCACGATTTTTTCCTTCGTTCCCGGACTGCTGTATGCGCTGGCAGTGGAAGTGCGTGCCACCTGGTTACGCAGCTCGTCAATCGAGGTATCGTTCATCATTTCCATCAGCTCTTCCACCGGCTTGTTGGAGGTGGTCAGGATCGCCTTCATCGTGCCATAGTGGCGGATGATGCGTGTCAGCATCCGGGTATCGATGTCGCTGATCCCAGGTATGCCGTACTCCTTCAGCAGGTCATCGACGCTGTACTCGGCCCGCCAGTTGCTGGGCACCGTCTCATGACGGCGCACAACGAAGCCGTGTACGAAAGGCCGCACGGACTCAAAGTCATCACGAGTGATGCCATAATTCCCGATCAGCGGATACGTCATCGTAACGATTTGCCCGCAGTACGAAGGATCGGACAATACCTCCTGATATCCCGTAATCCCCGTATTAAATACAACCTCGCCAGTCTTCTCGCCTTCCGCCCCAAATGCGGTGCCGGTAAACAGCGTTCCGTCCTGTAGCAGCAATCTTGCCTGCATCCCTTTCCACTCCTCTTCATTCTGTAGTTTCAAACTGTATATTTCCTGTTAACGCCGGAGTGTCCCGTTCGCTTGTCAGCTTGTTAGGCCTGCTGCTCCGCTTCGTTCTTCCGGTTCTCTTCTAGTTCCTCGCTCCATACAACCCGACCGTCCGTAATCGTCAACACCGGCCAGCCTTTCAGCTTCCAGCCTGTAAACGGCGTGTTTCGGCCCTTGCTTGCGAAGGTTTCCGGGTCGACTTCCTTCTCCGTCTCCAGATCGATCAGCGTTACATCCGCCGGAGCTCCCGGCTCCAGCACACCGGTGTTCAGCCTGAACACGCGGGCCGGATCGGCCGTCATTCTCTTGACCAGCAGGGCAAGATCCATCTTGCCTGCGGCGACAAATTTCGTATACATCAGCGGAAATGCCGTCTCGAATCCGACAATGCCGAACGGTGCAGCCTGCATCCCTTTGGCTTTCTCTTCGGCGCTGTGCGGCGCGTGGTCCGTCACAATGATGTCGATCGTTCCGTCAAGCAAAGCCTCGATGCAGGCATCCACATCGCGGCGCGAGCGCAGCGGCGGATTCATTTTCCAGTTGGCGTCAAGCCCCGGGATGTCCTCCTCCGACAGCAGCAGATGATGCGGACATACCTCGGCGGTCACGCGGATGCCGATTTCCTTGGCCTGGCGGATCAACCGAACCGATTGTTCCGTGCTGACATGGCACACATGGTAATGCACGCCCGTCGCCTCAGCCAGCAAAATATCCCGGCCGACATGGATCGCTTCCGACTCATTCGGAATGCCCTTCAGCCCGTGCTTGCGGGCAAAGCTTCCTTCAGCTACCGGTGCGCCCACAACCAGGGAGTTGTCTTCGCAGTGCGCGATGACCGGCATATCCATGGATGCCGCGATGCTCATCGCATCCTTCATCATTTGAGCCGTCTGCACGCCTACGCCGTCATCCGTAAAGCCAATCGCTCCGGCTTCCTTCAGCGCGGCAAAATCCGTAAGCTCCTGCCCCTGCTGACTCTTCGTGATCGCGGCGTAAGGCAGCACCTTGACCAGTCCGGCCGCGCGGGCCTTGTCCTGCACCAGCTTCACCACTTCCGGGCTGTCGGTTACCGGCATGGTGTTCGGCATGCTGGCAATCGTCGTATATCCGCCCTTGGCCGCCGAACGGCTGCCTGTCTCAATCGTCTCCTTATGTTCAAAACCCGGTTCGCGCAAATGCACGTGCATATCGATTAGCCCCGGAACCAGCAGCTTGCCGGCGGCATCAATCGTTTCCGAACCTTCGGCGATCGTCTCGTTCCCATTCAGAATCGCGGAGATCGTACCGTTCTCAATCTGGATGTGCTTGCGTTCCAAGACGCCTTCCGCATTCAAAACATTGGCATTTTTGATAATCACGTTGCTTCTCCTTCTGCCCGCGACAAGAGCATCCGGGCTCTATCGTTATTATATAATAAAAATTCATATCTGTGTATATTTATTAATTTTATCAGCAGGGGTTTATCGGATCGCTCTTTCAATGACCGCCATCCGGATCGGAACTCCATTGGACATCTGCGGAAAAATCAGCGATTTCGCGCTTTCGACTACCGCGTCGTCAATTTCGACATTACGATTGACCGGCGCAGGATGCATAATGACCGTGTGCGAAGCCAGTTTCGCGGCCCGTTCTTCCGTCAGGCCGAACTGCCGGCGGTACTCTTCCGCCGATGACAGCATTCCCGAAGCGTGCCGCTCCAGCTGTACGCGCAGCATCATAACCACGTCCGCTCTCAGCGCTTCCTCCATCGAGACATAAGGCGCATAATCCATCAGCTCTGGGGCTTTCATATTCTCCGGCGCGCAGAACTGCACCTTGGCTCCCATCGTGGTCAGCCCCCACAGATTGGAGCGTGCTACCCGGCTGTGCATTATATCCCCGATGATGGATACGGTCAGACCCTTGATGTCTCCGAAGGTCTTGAGCATGGTGTACAGGTCCAGCAGCGCCTGCGTCGGATGCTCATTGTTCCCGTCGCCGGCGTTAATCAGCGGAATGGATACTTTCTCGGAGAGCTGGGCCAGCACGCCCGCCGGCTTCAGCCGGATGACGCCTGCATCGATGCCCATTGACTCCAGCGTGCGGACGGTATCGTAGATCGACTCGCCTTTTTCAACGCTGGAAGCCGCTGCCGTGAAGTTCAGAACCTGGGCACCGAGACGCTTCTCGGCCATTTCGAACGAGAAGCGGGTGCGCGTGCTGTTCTCGAAGAACATGTTGGAGACAAACCGCGAGGCCAGCACCGAGCTTGCCTTCTCCGTCTGCTTGTCCCAATACGCCGCTCTGTCCAGTATCGCGGAAATTTCCGCCGCGTCCAAACCTCTAAGTCCAAGCAGGCTCCGTTCCTTTACTCGGGTAGCTGTCATCATATTATTTTGCCTCCCAGTTCGATAGTATGTGCACTTCGTCCGTGCCGTCGACTTCTTTCAGCGCCACTTCAATCGATTCATGCCTTGAGGTCGGCACATTCTTGCCCACATAGTCCGGGCGAATCGGCACTTCGCGGTGGCCTCTGTCGGCCAGAACCGCCAGTTGGATCATCCGCGGACGTCCGCAGTCCATCAGCGCGTCCATCGCCGCCCGAATCGTCCGTCCGGTGTAGAGAACATCGTCGAACAGGATAATCTTTTTGTCCCGGGTACCCGAAATGTTGGCGGGAAGGATCAACGTCCCTTTTCCGTTACAATCTCCGTCGTTCGCATTCTTATTCTTCCCCGGCTCCAGATCGTCTCTGTAAAAAGTGACGTCAAGCTCGCCGCAAGGAACATCGGCGCCTTCGATCTCTTTGATTCGCTCCGCGATCCGCCGTGCGAGATATACGCCCCGGGTGCGGATACCGATCAGCATGCAATCTTCGATGCCTTTGTTCTTCTCCAGAATCTCATGCGCTATGCGCGATAGCGCCCGGCGAATCGCCGTCTCGTCCATAATGACATTCTTCTCGATAATCATGCCAGGTTACCCTCCAGGTAATGCGCCGTATCCCCATATCTGTGGTGGAAATCAAAAACTCCTTGCCTGAAGCAGGCAAGGAGTGGAATCCGCAGATTGAAGAACGGTGACAAGCGCGCAGCAAAAGAGCTCCGTACAGACAGACGGATACCTCACTTAAAAAGCCGCGAACCTCGATTCACGTTACCTTGCCAGCCTCACGGGACTGATTTAAAGGCGCTATTCATTTATCATTAGAATTATGACAGAACGGACAGCCCATGTCAACTCCGGACCTATACAAATTTACCAGCGGATTCTACAGCAAAAAACAGCCCCCGAACCGAAAATCGGCACGGAGGCTGTTAAACGCAAAAGCTTGATTAAAATTCAAATTCCACGTCGCTGAGGCGGCGCTTGATTTCGGAAATAACGCGCAGCTCTTCTTCTTCACCCTTGGCGATAAAGGTGACGGAGAAGCGAACGAACGCGCCGGCATCATCCCAAGGCACGGTCGAGATCAGCTTTTCGCGAATCAGATATTGGGAGAAATCCTCGCCCGACTCGAAGCGGCGTCCGCCTTTGATTCCCTTTGGCGCTTCAACATACATAAAGAAGGAGCCTTTCGGTTTCGTTGCCTTAAAGCCAAGGCTGTTCAGCGCGTCCACCAGCAGGTTGTGTCGGCGGGAATATTTGGCCGCGATGGCTTCTGTAATTTCAGGATGAGCCAGGCCATAAGCCGCCGCTTTCTGAATAGCGATGAACTGACCGGAATCGTTATTGTCCTTCACGTCGCCGAAAGCTTTGACGATCAGCGGATTGCCGGCCACAAACCCGATTCTCCAGCCCGTCATGTTGTACGATTTGGACAGGGAATGCAGCTCTACGCCAACATCCTTCGCACCGCGAACAGACAGGAAGCTCAGCGGCTTCAGGCCGTCATAGGTCAGCGCGGCATAAGGGGCGTCATGAATGACGACGACATTGTACTTCTTCGCCCAGGCTACGACTTCAGCAAAAAATTGCGGAGTTGCACTGGCTCCCGTAGGGTTGTTCGGATAGTTCAGGTAAAGAAGCTTCGCCTTGTAGGCGATGTCTTCCGGAATGGAGCTCAGGTCGGGAAGGAAGTTATTTTCCTTCTTAAGCTCGACATTGTAGACTTGGCCGCCCAGATATTTCGTATGCGTGCCCAGCACCGGATAGCCCGGAATGGTCATGATCGTAATATCTCCCGGATTGATAAAAGCGGAAGGGAGCATGGCCAGCGCCGGCTTCGAGCCAATGGAATGCAGTACCTCGGTAGCCGGGTCAATGCCGTTCACATTAAATACGTCCTTTAAATATTGGGCCGCCGCTTCCTTGAATTCGGCAATGCCGTTGTCCGCATAACCGCGGTTCTCTTCCTTGGCCGCTTCCTCGGCCAGCTTGGCGACGATGCCAGCATCCGCCATTTCGTCCGGCTCGCCGACGCCCATATCGATCAATTCGATATCGGGAAAATCCTTCTTGGCCGCAGCCTTGGCGCGTTTGATCTTCTCAAATTTATAGATGTTGGTATCCTTGCCGTAGTTCGCTCCGCCGATGCGATCCGCGAAATTGTTCTGGATAAACGTATCCTGGTATTGTTCGATACTCATAAAGGTGTTCTCACTCCTGGCTTTTGAAATAGTAAACGGATGAACGAACGCTCAGCCTATTCATTTCCATATTGTTAAATATGACGCAACAGCCGCTGCAACACAATGGACAAATCCGCAGTTCATTTGTACTTATCTGCTTCGCAGACGGGCCAGCAGATCTTCCATGTCTCCCGGAAGCGGAGCCGAAAATTCCAGATATTCTCCGGAGGACGGATGCACAAAACCAAGTACGGCCGCGTGCAGAGCCTGTCCGCCTTCCATAAATATTCCTTTGCTCCGTCCGTATACGGGATCGCCGACGAGCGGATGTCCAATAAACTTCATATGCACCCGGATTTGGTGAGTGCGTCCGGTTTCCAGCTGCAATTGCAGCAAGGTACAATCGCCGAACCGCTCCAGCACGGTAAAATGGGTAACGGCGGTCTTGCTGTTCTTCTCCGTTACCGTATACAGCTTGCGGTCATGCGGGTCTCTGCCAATCGGCGCGTCAACGGTCCCTTGGTCATGAGCCACATTGCCCTGAACAACCGCAAGATAACGCCGGGTCACGCTATGCGCCTTGAGCTGTGCCGCGAGCGAATTGTGGCTGGCGTCGTTCTTGGCGGCCATAATCAGGCCGGAGGTGTCCTTATCGATCCGGTGAACGATGCCGGGACGAATCTCGCCGTTGATTCCCGACAGGTCCTTGCAGTGATACATCAAGGCGTTGACCAGTGTGCCGGAAGGGTGCCCCGCCGCCGGATGCACGACCATGCCTCTCGGCTTGTTCACAACGATTAGGTCCGAATCCTCGTAGGCGACATTAAGCGGAATATTTTCCGGGGTCAGCTCTGCGGCTGCGGGCTCAGGCACCGTCACCGAGATCAAATCCTCCGGCGACAGCTTGTAGTTCGCTTTTACCGTACGGCCGTTAACCGTGACAAGTCCGGCTTCAATCCACTGCTGCACCTGGGAGCGTGAAATGTCTTCTTCCCAAGCCTCGGTAATATATTTGTCGATACGTTCACGGGCGTATTCTTCCTGAACGGTCCAAGCGACCCCGTTGTCCGGGCTTTCGCCTTCCGTCCGCTCATTAAGAGCGTCCTTATTCAATACTATTCATTCCCTTCCTTTGCCTCGCCGGTTTCCTTCACTTCGGTTACTTCCGTCTGGCCCCCGCCCTTCATATCAAGGAGGGAATCCAGAATGATGAGCGCCACGCCGACGACAATGCATGAATCCGCCACGTTAAAGATCGGAAACGTATAGCTGCCGAAATTAAACTGCAGAAAATCGACAACCTCGCCTGTCAACAGCCGGTCGAGAAAGTTGCCGATCGCCCCGCCAAGCACAAGCGCAAGCGCCAAAGGCAGCAGCCGGCGCGTCTTTCTGACCTTATTCAGGTACCAGACGATTCCGACCACGACAACAACAGTCACGAGGATGAGGAACCAGCGCTGATTCTGCAAAATGCTGAAAGCGGCGCCGCGGTTGCGGTGAGATGTGATGAGAAAAAAATTCCCGATTACCGGGATTTGCTCGTCGAGCTGCAGACGTGAGGAGATTAAGTATTTCGTTCCCTGGTCAATCAAAAACACAATGAGCGCGATCAGATAGTACACCACTTCAGCTAGTCACTCCGTTCTTATTTTTCCCGCCCGAAAGCGATCCAAAACATGTATAAAGACTCGTATATTGTAGCACAAG encodes:
- the pyrR gene encoding bifunctional pyr operon transcriptional regulator/uracil phosphoribosyltransferase PyrR, producing MIIEKNVIMDETAIRRALSRIAHEILEKNKGIEDCMLIGIRTRGVYLARRIAERIKEIEGADVPCGELDVTFYRDDLEPGKNKNANDGDCNGKGTLILPANISGTRDKKIILFDDVLYTGRTIRAAMDALMDCGRPRMIQLAVLADRGHREVPIRPDYVGKNVPTSRHESIEVALKEVDGTDEVHILSNWEAK
- a CDS encoding LL-diaminopimelate aminotransferase encodes the protein MSIEQYQDTFIQNNFADRIGGANYGKDTNIYKFEKIKRAKAAAKKDFPDIELIDMGVGEPDEMADAGIVAKLAEEAAKEENRGYADNGIAEFKEAAAQYLKDVFNVNGIDPATEVLHSIGSKPALAMLPSAFINPGDITIMTIPGYPVLGTHTKYLGGQVYNVELKKENNFLPDLSSIPEDIAYKAKLLYLNYPNNPTGASATPQFFAEVVAWAKKYNVVVIHDAPYAALTYDGLKPLSFLSVRGAKDVGVELHSLSKSYNMTGWRIGFVAGNPLIVKAFGDVKDNNDSGQFIAIQKAAAYGLAHPEITEAIAAKYSRRHNLLVDALNSLGFKATKPKGSFFMYVEAPKGIKGGRRFESGEDFSQYLIREKLISTVPWDDAGAFVRFSVTFIAKGEEEELRVISEIKRRLSDVEFEF
- a CDS encoding RluA family pseudouridine synthase yields the protein MNKDALNERTEGESPDNGVAWTVQEEYARERIDKYITEAWEEDISRSQVQQWIEAGLVTVNGRTVKANYKLSPEDLISVTVPEPAAAELTPENIPLNVAYEDSDLIVVNKPRGMVVHPAAGHPSGTLVNALMYHCKDLSGINGEIRPGIVHRIDKDTSGLIMAAKNDASHNSLAAQLKAHSVTRRYLAVVQGNVAHDQGTVDAPIGRDPHDRKLYTVTEKNSKTAVTHFTVLERFGDCTLLQLQLETGRTHQIRVHMKFIGHPLVGDPVYGRSKGIFMEGGQALHAAVLGFVHPSSGEYLEFSAPLPGDMEDLLARLRSR
- the lspA gene encoding signal peptidase II, giving the protein MVYYLIALIVFLIDQGTKYLISSRLQLDEQIPVIGNFFLITSHRNRGAAFSILQNQRWFLILVTVVVVVGIVWYLNKVRKTRRLLPLALALVLGGAIGNFLDRLLTGEVVDFLQFNFGSYTFPIFNVADSCIVVGVALIILDSLLDMKGGGQTEVTEVKETGEAKEGNE